Proteins from a genomic interval of Zingiber officinale cultivar Zhangliang chromosome 1B, Zo_v1.1, whole genome shotgun sequence:
- the LOC122051156 gene encoding transcription factor bHLH96-like codes for MALEAVVFPQDLFGHSMRELFNNGGEFWGYDFGDGERESDKNGAVPLASNAIDSAGVQGGRGLEQNATLDASCSTVVQVFENSSSPEAAANNDAFVFSPKAGRKKRQRSRSQKNQEEVENQRMTHIAVERNRRKQMNEYLAALRSLMPASYVQRSDQASIIGGAINFVRELEKLVQSLEAHKRIKQRSASPPFADFFTFPQYSSNPSRCATSAANESIHEPVVENKLSAADIEVTMVESYANLKILSPQRPKQLLKLVVGLQNLHLTTLHLNVTSIDEMVLYSFSLKVEDECQLTSVDEIAAAVHQLVGKIQEEAAF; via the exons ATGGCGCTGGAAGCCGTAGTTTTTCCACAAGATCTATTCGGCCACAGCATGAGAGAGTTGTTCAACAATGGCGGAGAGTTCTGGGGCTATGACTTTGGCGATGGAGAACGCGAGTCTGATAAAAATGGGGCGGTTCCACTAGCAAGTAACGCAATTGATTCTGCTGGTGTTCAAGGAGGCAGGGGGCTAGAACAAAATGCGACTTTGGACGCCTCTTGCTCCACCGTGGTGCAAGTTTTTGAGAATTCCTCATCGCCAGAGGCCGCCGCCAACAACGACGCCTTCGTCTTCAGCCCAAAGGCGGGCCGTAAAAAGAGGCAGCGGTCGAGAAGCCAGAAGAACCAGGAGGAGGTGGAGAACCAGAGGATGACTCACATTGCCGTGGAGCGTAACCGGAGAAAACAGATGAATGAGTACCTTGCAGCGCTCCGGTCACTTATGCCGGCCTCTTATGTACAGAGG AGTGATCAAGCATCCATAATTGGAGGGGCAATCAATTTCGTCAGGGAGCTCGAAAAGCTAGTCCAGTCTCTTGAAGCTCACAAAAGAATCAAGCAACGATCAGCTTCACCCCCTTTTGCTGATTTCTTCACCTTCCCCCAGTACTCATCCAACCCTTCTAGGTGTGCAACCTCTGCAGCTAATGAGAGCATACATGAGCCTGTGGTAGAGAACAAATTGTCTGCAGCAGATATAGAGGTAACCATGGTTGAGAGCTATGCCAATCTGAAGATCCTCTCACCCCAACGGCCAAAGCAGCTGCTGAAGTTGGTGGTTGGATTGCAGAACCTCCACCTGACGACGCTCCACCTTAATGTCACTTCCATTGATGAAATGGTCCTCTACTCCTTCAGTCTAAAG GTGGAAGATGAATGCCAATTGACTTCAGTGGACGAGATTGCAGCAGCAGTGCACCAGCTAGTTGGCAAAATTCAAGAAGAGGCTGCCTTTTGA